TTCACCTCCTTTCCACTTTTTCATTATTTAATTCTCTATATTTGTTTAAAGCTATATTCTTAATATAACCTTCTAAAACATACTTGTAAGAAGTGCATCTATCTACTATATTATCTACTCTTCTTCTAGGGCACCCTCCCATACATAACGGTAAAACTTCACAGTCCTTACAGTCCTCATCAATAGTAGGGTCATAAAGTATATATTGGAAAAATTTTTCCAAGTTAATCATTTTGTTCTCAGAAATATTACTAATTTTATACTCACTCCTACCCACATCAGACCAACATTTATAAATGTCACCTTTAGGATCAATAACCATTGAATTTAGGTTATCTGCCGTACAAACATTAGTTTTAATATATGGGTACTTATAATCTATATTGGGCACGAAATTTACTGCTTGTAGTCTCTCATGAAACTCATACTCAACTTTTGAAAAATCACATACTTCTAAACAATTGTTAACGGAATAACAATCATTAGTTGGTTCAATATATCCTGGATATGTTGCTACTGTTTTTTCTAAATTATATTCCTTTATCACCTCTAAAATTTCTTCTAAACTTTTTATATTTTCTTTATCTATATTAACTCTTAGATTAGTAGAAGGTAGATACTTTTTATTTTCTGACAAGTTTGATAATATACGTTCAAATGTTGGGCCTCCATTTTTTAAAGGACGTCTAGAGTTATGTGTTTCACCAGTTCCATCTATAGTAACTTGCATAGCTTTAATATTTAGTTTTTTTAATTTAAGTAAAGTATCCTTTGTTAAATTATATCCGTTAGTCACTATCATGGCGGAAAACTTGATTTTTTCCCGCTTAACAATTTCCAGTACTTTATTAGTTATATTTTCAATAGCTTCCATGGCTAATAATGGTTCTCCTCCATACCATGATATGGATAATTGTTCAATAAATTTTGATTGCTTTTCTATAAATTTTATAATATTATTTTGTACCTCTTTAGACATATAGCCTTCATTTTTTCCCTTTTCATAACAGTAAGTACAAGCAAAGTTACAATCAAGGGTAGGAGCAATAGTCAAGCCTAGTCCTTTAGAAGAATATCTACTAGCAAACATTTTAAATTTAAGTATCTCAAGTTCATTTATATCTGGTTCTATCAAAAACTCCCCTTTTTGCAGTTCCTTTAATAACTTTGCATCTTCAATTTGCACACCATTTTCAACATATTTTTTTAGTTCTGCGTAATCCTTTTTATTAATTAAAGCCAATGAGTTTGTTCTAGAATTGTAAGCTATCAATTTACTTGGGTCTTTTTGAAACTCATAGAAAAAATTATAACTTGATTCTTTCATATTTTTCACTCCCATAACTATTATTTATTGTAAAAGAATTAATACTATAAATTACTCGTATAGCTAAACCATTCATAGTCTTCATCTTTGTCGGCAATCTCATCATTATGACTTAAGCAACAATAAAATTGACAAACAAGTAAAAACGATACTAATGCAAATATAATAAATTTTTTTTTCACTTTACCCCCCCTTTTTTTTTAAAATAATATTCTTAATAAATATATAATATATTATTTAAAATATAGAATACGATTTTAATCGGGTTGAAAAAAATATATTTTATGTTATGGAGGAATTTCATGTGAATTACCACTTAAAACTTTTTGGTGAAAAAGTAAAGTCAATCAGAAAAGAACTTAGAATTTCCCAAAGAGCCATATCTGAACAAACAGGAGTTAACATTGATACTATTCGTAAGATAGAAAAAGGTATGGTTATACCTCGGCTTGATACGTTAGAAATTTTATCAACTGTATTAAAGCAAGATATAAGCAAATTATTTCTGGATTATCGGCTAGATAATCAGGCTGCATTTAAAGAAGTTAAAGCTAAACTAGAATATAAGTTGAATAATAATAAGTATGAAGACCTATATTTAGAACGGGAACAACTTAAAAGGATAAAATTTTCTACAAAATCCGATTACTACCATCTTTTGATAACACAACTATTTTTTTTTGTTGATGCTATAATTTTATATAAAGTAGAAAATAAACCTGAAAAAGCTTATAAAAAGTTAATTAATTCATTAAAGGTAACTAACCAAAACTTTACTTTGGCAGATTATCAAATTTTTATCTACTCCTCTATGGAATTAAGAATTTTAATGAGTATTGGCTTCATTTTAAATAGTTTAAATGAGTCAAATAAGTACTTAGAAATTTTAGAGTTTTGCATGGAAAGGGTAGAAGTAGAAAGTTCGTTACATCCAAAATTGTGCCATAACCTATCCACAGCCTATAAAAGAAATAAGCAATATGAAAAAGCTCTTAGGTATTCAAATATAGGTATCGAATGTTGCAAAAAAAGTACTAATGTTACAGGTCTTCATATCCTTTATTACGGTAAAGGCGTTGTTGAATATTATTTAAATGATCCTAAATATATAAAATCAATAAAAACTGCATTATTATTATGTGACATCCTTGAACAAGAAAAGTTTAAAAATAAAATATTAAAAAACTGTAAAGATATACTTAAGTGCAAATATGAATTTGAAAACTTTTCTATTAAATGATTTTTTAAGAATACAAAAGAAAGGCGACCTTTATCATGGGGTCGCCTTTCTTTTGTATTACACCTTTATTTGATTCCTATAACCACAAACATCTGTTCAGTATCTATTTTTTTTACTATATCCAATCCCGCTTTGTGATAATATTGTTTAATCACTGTAAAATCTGGAAGATTATCTTCTTTTACAGCTTCTCCTTTGCTTTTATGTAGATTATTTATTGCCTCTCTACTCTGAGAATGGCAAATCACTAACTTTCCCCCATTACTTAATTTAGACGCTAGCAATTTTACAGCTTGTTCTTTGTTTTGAAAGTGGGGAAACATTGAATAGCAAATAATATGGTCGTGCTCATTTTTATCTTCTTTAATTTTAAGAACATCATCACACACAAATTCCACGTTGTCATAGTTATATTTTTTTTGAGCAACTTCTATCATTTTGTCGGCTATGTCTATAGCTTTAACATTACCGCTTAAACCTACTTTTTTTGATAAAATGGGCACTAACACACCGGTACCAGTACCTACATCTAGAATTTTATCACCTTTTTTTATTTCTAATAAATCTAGAATATACTCCACCTTATTCATGTCATGATTACATTTAACGTCCCATGAGCTTGCCATGCTGTTAAAAAATTCTTTTTGAGACTTCATATTAACACCCCTAAGAAGCTTGTTGAACATTATCACTGAAATATTTATTTACTGCAAAAACAATTGCAGGAATAAATATCAGTTGTATAATGATACCAGGTATCCCTGTGGCAACTGCTCCTTTAATAAAAATTATCGGACCAGGTAGTTGAGTAGTAAATAGGGTTGTCAAAAACCATACCATTACTCCCGCTACAACTCTACCACAAAACATACTAACTATAAGTGCTATATAAACATTAAGCTGATACTTTCGATAAATAAGACTTGCCACAGCTGCATATGTAGCCAATTCAAAAATCATTATTGGCAACATAGGAAATGCTGGAGGCATACCCGTTATAAAAGAACTGAGCATCGGAGTTAAAGCACCAACCATCAAGGCAAAAGGAATGCTTAAAAAAAAGCCTGCCAGCAACACTGGAATATGCATAGGTAAAAAAACTGGCCCACCTCCACCTGCTGCATGAAACACCATTGGTAGTATCACCCCAACAGATATAAGCAGTCCAGAAAGTGTCAGTTGTTTTGAAATAGGTTTCTTCACGTTAATCTCTCCTTGTGAAATATATCTAACACGCTATGATTTCTTTAATTAAAAATTCTTTACCACTTAAAAGTTCAAGTTTCTCACTATCACAATAAGTACAACGGGTGGCTTTCTCAGAAAATTTAAATACTTTATCGCATTTTTTACACATTACATTTGCTGGAATTATTTCAATATCAAGCTTTGTCTCCTCTAAAGATGTACCATCAACAGCTGCAGGATAGCACGCCTCTACATACCTTGGAATCATTGAAGATAATTCCCCTATTTGTAAAACTAATTTATCTACTTTTTGTAAGTTATTCTTTTCCGCAAAGTGTTCCACCGTCTCTACTACTTTTATCACAACTCCTAATTCATGCAAAGGACTCACCTCATTCTTAATTAAATATAGCAAAGGGGACTCACGTCCCCTTTTATGGCTTAAAATTTACCTATCCAGCTATGTTAGTTGGAGATTGATATTGGCTTGTGTCAGTCCAAACTTCTCCTTTTACAGGATTGCGGCGAAGCTTAACAATTCTATAAACTTGCCAGACAGCAAGAACGACATGAAGTCCCAAAGAGGTTATAGCCAATACCCAGTTTGCTGCAGGATTATAACTAACACTTACATTAAAAGTACTGCCCACAGCAAAAAATGCAGGGAAAGTCATTATCCATAACATCCAAAACGATAGTGTATGAGCTCTATTCTGCATCCAAGTTCCTTTAGCCCAAAATAGAGCAGGAATTATGGGAGCGATATTAAGAGCTATCCCCGAATAAAAAGCATTTCCAGGAGCACATGAATATACATAAGATATATTCCAAACTGCATAAGCTATTATATAAAGCATACTTAAATCAGGCCAAACCATATCTCTACGATTTCCATTAGTTGCATAAATACCAACCCATCCGCATATCAATAACATGCTTAGCAAACCGGCTGCCGCGTTGACATAATTCCATCCACCGGAAATATAATACATGCCATCAACCATGCCTTCAAAACCGTTTATACCAACTTGTAGTTCTCTAATTGCCGCTTCGATAATATTTATAGCTAAAATTGCAGGAACTAAAACTAAATACCATTTATGTTTTTTATGATAATCGGTATATCTTATCACCATGTAAATTAAACTTCCAGCTAGTGCTGAATAAACCTTAACCCAATGGAACCATGATAAAAGTTCACTATCTGAGTTAAGCCAAACAAAAGTTAGCAAAACAGGCATTACGATAAATATAATAATACTTCCCCATTTACTTGCACGAACGATTTCATTTAATCCTATAAGAATTCCTAATACTGCGAACCACATTACCACGTTATGCAAAGGTATAGCTTCAAAAAAGAACATAGAGTAAACCCTCCTTAAAAATAATATTTAATTTTTATGCCAATGGTAGACCGACAATGTCTGCAGACAAGTCGGCCTCCATTACCAACTTTTTAATCCTTTTTAAACATTCCACCAAAGAAGTTTTTCATGTCTTTACCTTTAATTCTCACCTTACGTTTCAAGGCGTATTTGACAACTCTGGGTTTAACCTGTTCAAATTCTACGGTATTTTCATCATATTTTCTTTCTAATGAAATAGCGTCAAATTTACACCTAGTTACACAAGACCCACATCCTACGCACATAAATTCATCAACGTAAGTAGCTCCACAGTCTAAACAACGTTCTGCTTCACTTAAAAGTTGTTCTTCTGTAAATGTGCTACGCAAATCCTCAAAGGTTTCTTTTGCTTTATTTCCATCAACATGAAGGGACCTTTGTCTAGGTAAACGATCATAACCAGCAAGATCTAAGTTTTCTTTGTCTAGTGCTCTATATTCTTTTTTAGCACGTCCTATGGTTAAACTTTGGCCAGGGTGTACATAGCGGTGGATAGAAATTGCGCCTTCTTTTCCTAGTGCAATGGCATCTATGGCAAATTTAGGTCCTGTTAATGCATCACCACCAGCAAAAACATCAGGTTCATCAGTTTGATAGGTTGTAGCATCAGCTTTAATTGTGTTATTAGGATTTAGCTGTATCCCACTATCTTTAGTTAAGCCTCCCCAGTCCATCTGTTGCCCTACCGAAATTAATACATTGTCAGCTTCAACTACTTTTGTGTCTTTATCATCAAATTTTGGATTAAAGTTCCCTTGTTTATCAAAAACAGAAATACATTTTTTAAATTCTACTCCTGTTACTCGTCCATTTTTAGTTACAATTCTTTTAGGTCCCCAGGAGTTATTTATATTTATTCCCTCTGATAAAGCTTCATCAACTTCTTCTTCAAGAGCTGGCATTTCGCTTCTATTTTCTAAACAGAACATATCTACCTTAGAAGCACCGATTCTAGTAGCAGTTCGTGCTACATCTATGGCAACATTACCTCCACCAATTACAACCGTCGATCCTTTTATCTCTTTTTCTTTACCTAGGTTTACTTTACGTAAAAAGTCGACTCCTGTATCGACACCTTCAGCATTTTCACCTTCTAAGCCTAATTTTCTACCAGCTTTTGCACCGATTGCTACATAAAACGCTTTATAGCGTTGGTTTCTCAGCTGTTTAATGGTGATATCTTTTCCAACTTCCACGCCTGTTTTAAATTTGACACCTAATTCCCGTAAAATATCTATTTCAGCATTTACAACATTTCTGCCTAGTCTATAAGAGGGTATACCAAGTGTTAACATCCCACCTAATATTTCTTCTTTTTCATAAACAGTAACGGGATACCCTTGAACAGCTAAATAATAAGCACATGAAAGACCAGCTGGCCCTGCTCCTACTACAGCGATTTTTTCTGTGTGCTCCCCTTTCTTTCTAGGCACATAACGATACTCTGATTTTAACTCTTGTTCAGCAATAAACTTCTTTATATCGTCGATTGCAACTGGGTCATCGATATCTGACCTTGTACACTCTGATTCACATTTTCTAGGACATACTCGTCCGCAAACTGCAGGAAACGGATTTTCTTCCTTAATTAGCTCTAGAGCTTTTGAGTACTCACCTTGGGCAGCAAGCTTGATATATCCCTGTATACCTATATGTGCTGGACATTCTGTTTTACATGGACTAGTCCCTGACTCTACAACAAGCTCTTTGTTGGTTCTGTAATCTGGATTCCATTTATCTGAACCCCATTCGGTATCGTAGGGTAACGGACGTTCTTTTTCTTCTAAAGGAGTTTTTGTACAAACCTTTTGTCCTAATTTCAATGCATTGGTTGGACAGTTTTCTATACATTCACCACAAGCAACACATTTTTCCTTATCCACTTTAGATACATAGTTTGAGCGAATCATGTCAGGGTTGTTAAACATCCCTGCTATTCTAAGTGCAAAACAAGAACAGCCACAACAATTACAAATGGCATGAGTTTTGCCAGGTCCATCTAAGTTCGGAATACTATGCATCAAACCATTTTTCTCAGCCTTATCTATAATTTCAAATGCCTCTTCTCGGGTAATTTCACGCCCTCTTCCTGTTCTGATATAATACTCAGCAGCATGACCTAGCTGAATACACATTTCTTCCTTTAAATGTCCGCATCCCTCGCCCATAGCTTCCCTGGAGGTACGACAAGAACAGTCAGAAACTGAAAAAACATCATTTTCATTAAGATATTTCGAAACTTCCTCATAGGAAGCTCTTCGGGTTTCTCCTTGAATTGATTCTTCGATAGGAATAACACGCATAGGACCAATTCCTACTGGGAAAATCCCTGCCCCTTGGGGCCCTTTAACTTTGCCGTACTCATCAAAAGCTTCAGCAATTTGAGGGTATTTTCTTACATTTTCTCTATGGTTTGCCATCATTTCCATATGGCCTGGAACCCATATATCAATCCAAAACTTATCAACACCATCAACTTCATTAACAAAAGCTGCACCACAATCAGCTAATTCCAACAAAAGTTCATGGGTTTTTTCCTCAGATTTTCCACATGCATCAGCCACTTCTTTTGCGCTTAGGGGTTTTCTGAACTCAAGGCAAAGACCAACCTCAGCCATTTCCTCTGTAACAACTGGCTCTAAAATTTTATATTCTGGGCGCTCTGGTGTAATTGCATCTTTTTTGCCTCTCTTAGTTCTGCTAATTTTATTAGCAAGATCTAAAACCTTTTCTTTTACCATAATTGTCCCTCCCAATTTTATAATTGATAGTCGATTGTAAAGCTTATAATTCCTGATGTGACAAAGTAACTATAGATAATTTTATATGATTTTAATCCGATACAGTGTTAATCAGGTTCTTTACAATCCACTAACCTACTAAAATAATTTTAGTTTTCTCTGACCTCAACAATTGCCACATTATAAACCTTTTCTTCTTTGTCCCCCATTTCTCAAGTGATGTGAATGTTATAATTTTCTCAACCTAAGTATAGATATTATGTCAGCATTTGTCAAAAATAAAAAAATCCTGTCACATCAGGGTTTTTCCCACTTTAGTTTTTAAGTTTGGTTTACACAGCCTCATTTTTCATAGACGATATAAATAAGTATTTTCCACTATTATATATGTTTAAAAGTGTAAAGTTTTCTCCAAAGTAAGAATAATTAAATAAAAATTCTAAAAATATTTTTTGACCAGATAGTTTGTATGTTTTATACAATTTTCCATAGAAACAGTACTCATAATTTCACCGGCTAAAAACACATTATCTCTTCCTTGCATCTTTTCCATTTTTTCATAGAAACCTTTTTGTAAAACATTAGGTTTCACATAGGGTCCCTGCCATTGCCAGCTTTTATATTGATATAACCTGGGATTACTAACTCCCAGCTTTAACATATCTTTTTTCAAAATATCTAAGGTATCTGCTTTTGAGTATTTGTAGTTGTTATATGCGTACACAGTCAAAAGCTCCTCTTTATTGGTTGAATCCCAGCGAGAATTCCAGATTACTAAATGTCCTTTTTTTGAGGCATCTAAATTTTCTAGTATACAACCGCATCCTTTAGGGAGATTGTCTCCAATAAAGGTATACACGGTATATAGATT
This genomic interval from Proteinivorax tanatarense contains the following:
- a CDS encoding radical SAM/SPASM domain-containing protein, with product MKESSYNFFYEFQKDPSKLIAYNSRTNSLALINKKDYAELKKYVENGVQIEDAKLLKELQKGEFLIEPDINELEILKFKMFASRYSSKGLGLTIAPTLDCNFACTYCYEKGKNEGYMSKEVQNNIIKFIEKQSKFIEQLSISWYGGEPLLAMEAIENITNKVLEIVKREKIKFSAMIVTNGYNLTKDTLLKLKKLNIKAMQVTIDGTGETHNSRRPLKNGGPTFERILSNLSENKKYLPSTNLRVNIDKENIKSLEEILEVIKEYNLEKTVATYPGYIEPTNDCYSVNNCLEVCDFSKVEYEFHERLQAVNFVPNIDYKYPYIKTNVCTADNLNSMVIDPKGDIYKCWSDVGRSEYKISNISENKMINLEKFFQYILYDPTIDEDCKDCEVLPLCMGGCPRRRVDNIVDRCTSYKYVLEGYIKNIALNKYRELNNEKVERR
- a CDS encoding helix-turn-helix domain-containing protein; translated protein: MNYHLKLFGEKVKSIRKELRISQRAISEQTGVNIDTIRKIEKGMVIPRLDTLEILSTVLKQDISKLFLDYRLDNQAAFKEVKAKLEYKLNNNKYEDLYLEREQLKRIKFSTKSDYYHLLITQLFFFVDAIILYKVENKPEKAYKKLINSLKVTNQNFTLADYQIFIYSSMELRILMSIGFILNSLNESNKYLEILEFCMERVEVESSLHPKLCHNLSTAYKRNKQYEKALRYSNIGIECCKKSTNVTGLHILYYGKGVVEYYLNDPKYIKSIKTALLLCDILEQEKFKNKILKNCKDILKCKYEFENFSIK
- a CDS encoding class I SAM-dependent methyltransferase; the protein is MKSQKEFFNSMASSWDVKCNHDMNKVEYILDLLEIKKGDKILDVGTGTGVLVPILSKKVGLSGNVKAIDIADKMIEVAQKKYNYDNVEFVCDDVLKIKEDKNEHDHIICYSMFPHFQNKEQAVKLLASKLSNGGKLVICHSQSREAINNLHKSKGEAVKEDNLPDFTVIKQYYHKAGLDIVKKIDTEQMFVVIGIK
- a CDS encoding ECF transporter S component produces the protein MKKPISKQLTLSGLLISVGVILPMVFHAAGGGGPVFLPMHIPVLLAGFFLSIPFALMVGALTPMLSSFITGMPPAFPMLPIMIFELATYAAVASLIYRKYQLNVYIALIVSMFCGRVVAGVMVWFLTTLFTTQLPGPIIFIKGAVATGIPGIIIQLIFIPAIVFAVNKYFSDNVQQAS
- a CDS encoding hydrogenase maturation nickel metallochaperone HypA, whose amino-acid sequence is MHELGVVIKVVETVEHFAEKNNLQKVDKLVLQIGELSSMIPRYVEACYPAAVDGTSLEETKLDIEIIPANVMCKKCDKVFKFSEKATRCTYCDSEKLELLSGKEFLIKEIIAC
- a CDS encoding DUF5692 family protein produces the protein MFFFEAIPLHNVVMWFAVLGILIGLNEIVRASKWGSIIIFIVMPVLLTFVWLNSDSELLSWFHWVKVYSALAGSLIYMVIRYTDYHKKHKWYLVLVPAILAINIIEAAIRELQVGINGFEGMVDGMYYISGGWNYVNAAAGLLSMLLICGWVGIYATNGNRRDMVWPDLSMLYIIAYAVWNISYVYSCAPGNAFYSGIALNIAPIIPALFWAKGTWMQNRAHTLSFWMLWIMTFPAFFAVGSTFNVSVSYNPAANWVLAITSLGLHVVLAVWQVYRIVKLRRNPVKGEVWTDTSQYQSPTNIAG
- a CDS encoding FAD-dependent oxidoreductase, producing the protein MVKEKVLDLANKISRTKRGKKDAITPERPEYKILEPVVTEEMAEVGLCLEFRKPLSAKEVADACGKSEEKTHELLLELADCGAAFVNEVDGVDKFWIDIWVPGHMEMMANHRENVRKYPQIAEAFDEYGKVKGPQGAGIFPVGIGPMRVIPIEESIQGETRRASYEEVSKYLNENDVFSVSDCSCRTSREAMGEGCGHLKEEMCIQLGHAAEYYIRTGRGREITREEAFEIIDKAEKNGLMHSIPNLDGPGKTHAICNCCGCSCFALRIAGMFNNPDMIRSNYVSKVDKEKCVACGECIENCPTNALKLGQKVCTKTPLEEKERPLPYDTEWGSDKWNPDYRTNKELVVESGTSPCKTECPAHIGIQGYIKLAAQGEYSKALELIKEENPFPAVCGRVCPRKCESECTRSDIDDPVAIDDIKKFIAEQELKSEYRYVPRKKGEHTEKIAVVGAGPAGLSCAYYLAVQGYPVTVYEKEEILGGMLTLGIPSYRLGRNVVNAEIDILRELGVKFKTGVEVGKDITIKQLRNQRYKAFYVAIGAKAGRKLGLEGENAEGVDTGVDFLRKVNLGKEKEIKGSTVVIGGGNVAIDVARTATRIGASKVDMFCLENRSEMPALEEEVDEALSEGININNSWGPKRIVTKNGRVTGVEFKKCISVFDKQGNFNPKFDDKDTKVVEADNVLISVGQQMDWGGLTKDSGIQLNPNNTIKADATTYQTDEPDVFAGGDALTGPKFAIDAIALGKEGAISIHRYVHPGQSLTIGRAKKEYRALDKENLDLAGYDRLPRQRSLHVDGNKAKETFEDLRSTFTEEQLLSEAERCLDCGATYVDEFMCVGCGSCVTRCKFDAISLERKYDENTVEFEQVKPRVVKYALKRKVRIKGKDMKNFFGGMFKKD